A part of Miscanthus floridulus cultivar M001 chromosome 6, ASM1932011v1, whole genome shotgun sequence genomic DNA contains:
- the LOC136457165 gene encoding E3 ubiquitin-protein ligase RGLG3-like: MWGERTHHKHWHQGHVSSGNSKDKNHDKRQPKFIPDNYSSIDEVTTALREAGLESSNLILGIDFTKSNEWSGRHSFRRKSLHAINGTPNPYEQAISIIGRTLSPFDDDNLIPCFGFGDASTHDHSVFSFYPENRLCRGFEEVLARYRQIVPHLNLSGPTSFAPLIYAAISVVENSNWQYHVLVIIADGQVTAASTNDGRLSPQEQATIQAIVDASHYPLSIVMVGVGDGPWDAMQHFDDCIPERAFDNFQFVNFTDIMSTSKDMSKKEAAFALAALMEIPSQYKATQGLRPPEKHAQRIGSPRILPPPNKVLENDNAGASHPPQTASSKSTGIGKSTADEQVCPICLTNPKDMAFQCGHLTCKECGPTLSTCPLCRSPITMRVRLYS; this comes from the exons ATGTGGGGTGAGAGAACTCATCACAAGCACTGGCATCAAGGTCATGTTTCCTCTGGGAATTCCAAGGACAAAAACCATGATAAAAGGCAGCCAAAATTTATACCAGACAATTATAGCTCCATCGATGAG GTTACTACTGCACTGAGAGAAGCTGGTCTCGAATCATCAAATCTAATTCTTGGTATTGATTTCACCAAAAGCAATGAGTGGTCAG GCAGGCATTCCTTTAGAAGAAAATCTCTGCATGCCATTAATGGCACCCCAAATCCATATGAGCAAGCTATCTCTATAATCGGGCGAACACTGTCACCTTTTGATGATGATAACTTAATACCATGTTTTGGATTTGGCGATG CTTCTACACATGATCACTCTGTCTTCAGCTTCTACCCGGAGAACCGACTCTGTCGTGGCTTTGAGGAGGTTCTTGCAAGGTATCGGCAAATCGTACCACATTTGAACCTTTCAG GACCAACTTCTTTTGCACCTCTTATTTATGCAGCGATTTCTGTTGTTGAAAATAGTAATTGGCAATACCATGTCCTCGTGATCATAGCTGATGGACAG GTGACTGCTGCTAGTACAAATGATGGAAGATTAAGTCCACAGGAACAAGCAACTATACAAGCAATTGTTGATGCTAG CCACTATCCTCTTTCAATAGTAATGGTTGGGGTGGGTGATGGACCATGGGATGCGATGCAGCATTTTGACGACTGTATCCCTGAAAGAGCTTTTGACAATTTCCAG TTTGTGAACTTCACTGATATTATGTCAACAAGTAAGGATATGTCAAAGAAGGAGGCTGCATTTGCCCTTGCAGCTCTTATGGAAATACCTTCTCAGTATAAAGCAACTCAAGGCCTCCGACCTCCAGA AAAGCACGCACAAAGGATTGGCTCTCCTAGGATTCTTCCTCCTCCAAATAAAGTTCTTGAAAATGATAATGCTGGAGCTTCACATCCTCCTCAAACCGCAAGCTCGAAGTCAACTGGTATTGGCAAAAGCACTGCCGACGAGCAG GTATGTCCCATATGTTTAACCAATCCAAAGGACATGGCTTTTCAGTGTGGTCACCTG ACATGCAAGGAATGTGGCCCAACACTATCAACGTGCCCATTGTGCCGTTCGCCAATTACCATGCGTGTGAGGCTCTACTCTTAA
- the LOC136457173 gene encoding mitochondrial import inner membrane translocase subunit PAM16 like 2-like, giving the protein MAGRLLANLIVMGGTVVGRAMLQAYRQAIVNANKTGAAQEAITGIRRASKAMTEQEARQILGISEQSTWEEIVQKYDTMFERNAKNGSFYVQSKVHRAKECLEPLYKKPDVPN; this is encoded by the exons ATG GCGGGCCGGCTCCTCGCGAATCTGATCGTCATGGGCGGAACCGTGGTGGGCAGGGCCATGCTCCAGGCCTACCGTCAGGCCATCGTCA ATGCAAACAAAACTGGAGCTGCCCAAGAAGCTATAACTGGTATTAGACGGGCTAGCAAGGCCATGACTGAGCAAGAAGCCCGGCAAATTCTCGGTATCAGTGAACAATCCACGTGGGAAGAGATTGTCCAG AAGTATGACACAATGTTTGAGAGGAATGCCAAGAACGGGAGCTTCTATGTCCAGTCAAAGGTTCATAGAGCGAAAGAATGCCTGGAACCTTTATATAAAAAGCCTGATGTACCGAACTGA